Sequence from the bacterium genome:
GTGAACTGGTTCGAGGCCCACGCCCCGCAGGTCAGGTATTTCTGGTACCTGATCGATGAGCCGGGCGAGGACATGTTCAGCTGGATCGAGCAGCGCGCCGGCTGGATACACTACAATCCCGGTCCGGGCAAACGCTTGCCGATTTTCATCACTCGCCCCTACACCGCCGAGCTGGACAAGGATATCGACCTCTGGGCCGGCGGTGACGGGGTGCCGCTGGATAAACTGGCCGCTTTGCAGAGCCAGGGCAAGGACCACTGGTTCTACAACGGCAGCCGACCGCGCTACGGCTCTCATATCCTTGAGGACGAGGCGGTGGACCTCCGGGTAAACGCCTGGATCAAGTACATGTACGGAATCAACACCTGGTTCCTCTGGCACGGCACGCACTGGATACACAACGGCTCGGGTCCGCGCGCAGGCCAACCCCAGAACGTGTTCGTGGACCCGGTCACTTTTATCGGCAACCCGACCACGTTCGGCAACGGGGATGGGGTCGTGTTCTACCCGGGCCGCGAGCCGTTCTTCACCGACCAGGACCGCGGGGTGGACCATCTGTTCGGCTCGATCCGGCTGAAAAACATCCGCCGCGGCCAGCAGGATTTCGAGCTTCTGCGCCTGGCCGAGCAGAAAGCCGGGCGGGACGCCGTGCTGGAGATCATCCACTCGGTGGTGCCCAAGGCGATGAGCGAGGTGAACATGAACGCGAAAGTGCCCTGGTCGCAGCGTGGGGATGACTACGACACGGCGCGGGCGAAGCTGCTGGAAATGCTCGGCCGCTGAGGCGGGCGGACCGCCCCCGCTGGGTGTGGAGACGGTGCTGATTCCTTAAGCAATGGCAAGCTGAAATTTATCCGACTGCAGAGAGGGGATCGAAATGCGGACGCTGCGGGTTGTGTCGCTGCTTGGCAGCCCCAGGAAAAACGGGAATACGGCGCGGGTGCTCAAATGGGTCGAGGAGAGCCTGCAGAAGGCGGGGCACACGGTGGAGCGCCTGGATATTCCGGCGCTGGGCCTGGAGGGCTGCTCGGGCTGCCATCTTTGCCAGAACAGCCCGGCGGAGGATTTGGTCTGCTCCCGTCACGACCGCGGGCTGGAGGTGTTCGGCAAGATGATCGCCGCGGATGCGGTGATCTACGCCACGCCGCTCTACTGGTGGGATTTCACGGCCCAGATCAAGCCCCTGATCGACCGTCACCTCTGCCTGGTGCGCGGCACGGATGACCCGGCGACCCACCGCTCACATCTGGCGGGCAAGCGCCTGGGCCTTCTGGTCACGGCCTACGACCACGCCGGCGAGGGCAACAGCGACCTTATAAGCGAGATGTTCCGCCGCATGGCCGAGTTCTGCAAGGCCAGCGTGGCGGCCGAGCTGGTGGTGCCTTTCCTGCGCACGCCCCTGGACCTGGGCCCGATGCAGCAGGACAGCGCCCGCCGGTTCGCCGAGGAGCTGGTCGGCGTGGCCTGAGGGCGCTGTCCCGTGTGAGGCTCTCCCGGCCCTACTGCCGGGCGGCCAGGTGTGTCTGCTCGGTGTCGTGGCGGAACATCTCCAGCCGCCAGATCACCGCGCCCAGGACCACTGACAGGCACATCATCCCGGCGCCCTTGAAATACGAGCCGAACAGGATCGAGCCGGTCCCGAAGATGAAGGAGAACAAGGCCACCGCGCCCAGGGCGAACGAAATGATGTTGAACGCCAGGGGCGGCCCGGCCGGGAGCTCGTGCTCGGGCACCTGACGGGTGATGCGACGCCAGAGCAGCCCGCCGGGGTTGACTTTCCGCACGAAATTCTTGAGCTTCTCATCCGACACCGGCTTGGTGAGAAGAGTCACGCTGATCCAGCCGGTCACGCTGAACAGGCAGATGAACATGTAGCGGTAGCCCTCGGAGAATGCGATCCCGTTCAGTTCGAGCACGTTGATCACCACGCAGCCCACAATGGACAGAACATAGGCGGTGATCTCGCTCCAGGCGTTGATCCGCCACCAGAACCAGCGCATGATCCAGACCGCGCCCAGCCCGCTGAACAACTCGGCCATGAACTTCCAGGCATCCGCCAGTGAATCGGTCATGGTCCAGACCAGGATGCCGAAAGCCAGCACCACCAGCATCGCCAGCCGTCCGACCCAGATGTAGTGTTTCTGCGAGGCGTCCGGACGGATGAAGCGCTTGTAAAAATCGTTGATCATGTAGCTGGAGCCCCAGTTGATCAGACCGGTGACCGAGGACATGAACGCGCTCAGGAACGCGGCGAACATGATCCCCCGCATCCCGGCGGGCAGGTATTTCTTGATCATCAGCGGGTAGGCCAGCTTGTGGTCGGTCAGGGTGGGGAAGTCGGCCAGCGAGATCAGGGCCACCAGGATCCAGGGCCACATCAGGAAGCCGTAGTAGACGATGTTGAACCAGATGCCGGCCAGGAACGCGTGACGGTCGCTCTTGGTGGCCATGATACGCTGGATGAACATCCCGTTGCCGTCGGCTTTCTCGCTCGACCACCAGAGGAAGAAAATGTAGGTGAAAAACAGCGGCCAGGTCAGCTCGCTGCCCGGCTTGGAGAACGGCTTGTGCGCGCCCGCGGTGGGCAGGAAACTGAGCAGGCTCTGCGTGGTCTCGCCACCGAACACCGAGACCAGCTTGGTCTCGATCCCGCCCAGGCCGCCGATCGCGCTCACCGCCATCACGGTCATGAACACCGAGCCCAGGAACGCGATGCTGAACTGCACCACCTCGTTGGCCACTACGCCCCACAAACCGGCGGCCAGTGCGTAGAACATGGTCACGAACAGCAGGACGGCCAGCGATAAATACTCGTTCCACCCCAGTAGTACGGTTATGAACGACTGCATTGCGAGCATAATAAAACCGATGTTCAGCGAGCTGTAGGCAATGCCGTAGAAAATGCTCTGGAACCCGCGCAGCACACTGGCCGAGCGGCCCTCGTAGCGCTCCTCGATGATCTCGAGCTCAGTGAGGATTCTGGCCCGGCGCCAGAAGCGGAAGAACACGAACGTGGCGCACAGGTTGGTCAGAGCGAAACACCAGAGGAACCAGTTGCCGGAGATGCCATCGCGCCGCACGAGCTCGGTCACCATGAATGGCGTGTCCGCGGCGAACCCGGTGGCCGCAATGGCGGTGCCGGCCACCCACCAGGGCAGGGCGCGGCCGCTGAGGAAGAAATCCTCCATGCTCTTGCTGGCGCGTTTCGAAAAGTAGAGTCCTATTCCCAGGATCAGGATGAAATAAATGACTATCACCAGCCAGTCGATGAAAATGAAATTCATGGTGCCCAGTTCCATGCCGCAGCTCCGGGGTCAGGTTATTAAGGCTGAAAACGGTTGTTGTCGGCGAATGTGGTCGGAGGAAACAGAGGCCTAATTTATCGTCACGCCCACGGCTGAACAAGAATAAAATCTTTCCGTGGGAATAAGCCTGGAACTCTGTCAGCACTTGAGCTGGGCAGCGGACCCCGAGTTTGTTCAAGCCCTTGAACTAAGAGGGGGGGCGTTGTATTTTGAGCGCTCGATCCTGTCCGCGAGGCCGGACCTGCGGGCTGGGTTCGTTGATAGAACGACGGCAAGCGATACATTCACCTCGATCCTGATGTTCTTCACAGTCACCAGCCGGGAGGTACAACGAGATGGACCTGCGACGTCTTGCACTTATTCTTCTGCTGCTTGTCCCGCAAGCTCTTCCGGCCGAGAAAGCCACGCTGCCGGTGACAATGGACACCGGACTTTCCTCCACGCGCGGCCATTACGATGACAACAGCGGGGCCTCGGTCACGGTGCCGCTGCGTCAGAACCAGAACTGGAGCGGGTTCGAGACCAAGGCCTGGCTGGGCGATTTCGACAGCAAGGCGATCCGCGGCTGGAGCGTGGAGCGTGCCTGGCTGAACCTGTTCCTGGCCCGTGGCGACCTTTACGGCCTGGGGCTGTGCACGGTGCTGGCGCCCTGGAAAGAGGGCTGGGGTGTCAACGGCGCCACCGGCCGGGGCGGGGCGAGCTGGAACTGGGCCAGCGAGCCGTCCGACCCGGCGCATCCCGCTCCCGGCGACCTGTGGTGCTGGCCGGGCAGCGGAGTCTACAGCGTGAGCTGGTTCCATCCGGATGCCCGCTACTGGCATGTCGATCCCGGCATGATCGAGCGCAGCGAGGCGGACAGCGGCCGCGCGGTGCATATCCGCGTCCCGGTGGACCCGAAGCTGGTCGAATCCCTGGCCTGCGGGCTGTCCTACGGCCTGGTCCTGACCGATGACAAGGGCCAGGTGGCCGAGGGCCTCACCCTCAAGGGCGATGCCGTGCCCTATGTCACGGATGACTCCCACGACACGTTCATGTACACCGGCGACATCCAGGACCCGGCCCTGCGGCCCTACCTGGAGGTCGAGGGCGGCCCGGCCGACCATACCGCCCCGGGCGCGGTCGAGGCCCTGGCCGTGGCCGAGGTGGAGCCCTACGACCCCTCGGTCACGCTCTCGTTCAAGGCCGCCGGGGATGACGGGGCCGCCAGGGGGGCCGCCCTGGGCTACGACGTGCGCTACGCCGCCTCGAAGATAGATCAGAGCGCCTGGGACAGCGCCGCGCGGGTTCCGCTCTGGCTGGTCCCCAAGCCGGAGGCGCCCGGCACGCTCCAGAAAATGAGGATATTCGACATCCCAGCCGGCCACTATTTCGTGGCGCTGCGGGCTATGGATGAGGCGGGCAACCTGGGGCCGCTCGCCCAGGTCGAGCTGACCCTGCCCGAATTGCAGAGCGCCGCCCTGGCCGCTGCGCCGTTGGAGTCCGGCGCTGGAGCCGGGAAAGCGGTCGCATTCGAGGACAAGCTCGAGCTGTGGGCCTGCCCCGACCTGGCCAAGGTGGACCCGGTGGGCGGTGGTGTGCTGCTGGATGAGGAAAACTATGCACAGGACGAGGCTTTCCAGCGCGAGAACCCGGCCTGGTCGAGCGGGAAACGCACCGTGTTTCTGGAGGCCGGACGCGGCGAGGTGGCGGCTTTCCAGTTGTTGCTGGGACGGTTGGGCCAGACGAAGCTGACCAACGTGAAAGTGAGCCTGAGCGACCTCTCGGGCGACCCGGGCGAGATAAAATCTCCGGGCAATGTCAGCCTGTTCCGGGTCTGGTACCTGGATGTCGAGCCCCGGCCGGAGGAACTGACCGGCCCCTGGGAACTGGTGGAACAGAAGGACCACAAGGCCGCCTGGCACGGCGATGCCTGTCTGCCGTTGGAGGCCCCGTTCGACCCGTCGTTCAACCTGCCCACCCGCGACAACATGGGTGATTTCCAGCGCTGGCAGTCGGTCTGGACCGACCTGTACGTCCCGGCCGGGACCAAGCCGGGCCTGTACCAGGGGAAAATCACAGTCACCGCGGATGAGCTGAAACAGCCGGCGTTCCTGATCCTGATGCTCAAGGTGCTGCCGTTCACCATCCCGGCCCAGCCCACCTGGCCCATCGATCTTAACTGCTACGCCTACGGGATGACCCGTGTTTCAGGAGTGGACATCCAGACCGAGACCAAGCGTTTCCTGGATGTGGAGCGCAGTTTCTACCAGGTGGGGCATGCCCACCGCTCCACGCTGAACGTGTTGCCCTACGAGCAGGACGGGACCGTGCAGATGCTGGCCGCACCCGATCTGGCCGGCAAGGGCGCCGCGGTCAAGGTGAGCGACTGGAGCAAGTGGGACAGCCGCTACGGTCCCTATCTGAGCGGCAAGGCGTTCACCCCGGCCATGGGCTACCGCGGCCCGGGCCAGGGCCAGCCCCTGACCCACATCTACCTGCCGTTCAACGAGGACTGGCCGATGTCGCTCAAGGAGTATTACAGCGACTACAAAGAGCTGGCCAGCCGCGTGGATTTCGCCGAGTGGGCCAAGACCTCGCGTTCTCCGGCCGAGGCCTGTGACAGGCAGTACTGCCAGGGTTTCTCCTCTGTGGTGCGCCAGTATTTCGAACACTTTGACAAGCAAGGCTTCAAGGGCACCGCTTTCCAGGTTTACTTCAACAATAAGTACTACTACAAGGTGCCGTTTTTCCGCATGCCCTACAAGCTCCACGGCAGCTCGTTCTGGCTGCTGGATGAGCCGGTGGACTACGATGACTACGAGGCCAACCGCTTTTACATGGACCTGGTGCGCCAGGGCTACCTGGCCTCGGGCAAGAACGATATCGCGCTGCATTACCGCACGGATGTCTCGCAGCCCGAGCTGGCCCGCGGCCTGTGGGACGGCCTGTGCAACCTGTGGGACAACTCCGGCCTGCTGGGCTGCGCCTCCACGGCCATGTTCCGCATGCGCCGTCTGCCGGGTGAGAACCACTGGCGCTACGGCGGCTCACCGAAGGTATCGGGACGCCTGATCGAGCTGCAGGAGAATTTCCTCACCCTCTGGGCCATCGGGGCCACCGGCGCGCTGCCTTACTGGGATGTCATGGGCGGCGGCGACTGGTTCAATCCGAATGACCTGTCGGTTTACTACAGCGGGAAGAACTACGCGCGCAGCGGGAAGAATTACGACGGCGCGCTGCCGGGTATGCGGCTCAAGGCGATCCGCCGGGCGCAGCAGGACATCGAGTACCTGAACCTGCTGGCCACGAAAAAGGGCTGGAGCTACCTCAAGCTGCGCCGCGCCCTCACCCCGTTCGCGGATGATCCCACGGCCTGGCCGCTCAGTTTCCATCACCTGGATTCGAGGAAGCTGCTAGAACTGCGCCGCGCCGTGGCTGCGGAGCTGAGCAAATAGGGGAAGTGTGAATTAGATTGTAGTGCAGAATCGGTTGAGGTCGGTTGAGGAATAAATAGGTAGGGGAGGGTTTGAAACCCTCCCCTACGTTCGTTTCGGGGGGGGGCCTCACTCTGCCGAATCGAAACTGGCTTGACTCTTCGGTTTCAGGGCGCAGAACCGGGCAAATTCAGCCTCGAAATTGGGGGTGAACACCCCGCGGCCCAGCTCGGCCTGAATCTCGTCACGGCCCCAGAACCGTCCCTCGGAAATCTCCACCGGGTCCGGGCAGAACGGACCGTCGTGATGACACATGAAAGTGCTCACCAGCTCGGTCTCCACCGGGCTGCGCCACAGGTAGCGGTACAGGAACTCCAGGCTCTCCGGCTCCCGGCCCAGCTCCTCGGCCATCTCGCGGTGCGCGGCCGCCTCGGGGCTCTCGCCTGTGTCCACGTGCCCACCCACCGAGGTGTCCCACTTGCCCGGCTGGATATCCTTGTCCGGAGCGCGTTTCTGAAGGTATATCCGCCCCCGGCTGTCCTCGACTATCACGTGCGCGGCCTGGTGGATCAGCCGCGGGTCGCCGTGCACCTGGCCGCGACGCGCCTGCCCGATCACCTTGCCCTGCTCGTCCACCAGGTCGAAAATCTCATCCGCTCCCATTCACCCACTCCTTGTCCGTTGATAAGCGAACCTTCTGTCAGTCTCCAAGATACAGTCCGTCCTGCGGAGGGTCAAGCCGCGGCGACTGCCGGTTTGACTTGGACCGGCATAAGGCTTATCTTTGGGCCGTTGTTTCCGTGCGGACTCTTTTGGGGAGCCTGGAGATGAAAGTCTGTTTCAACACGTTCGGCTGCAAGACCAACCAGTATGACACGGCCCTGATCGAACAGACACTGGCCGGGCAGGGGATCGAGGTGGTCACTGAACCCTCGGATGCTGACTGGGTGGTGGTGAGCACCTGCGCCGTGACCCGACGAGCCGAGGACAAGGCCTGCCAGTGGGTGCGGCGGATCGGGCGCGAATGCCCGCAGGCGGCCATCGCGGTGCTGGGCTGC
This genomic interval carries:
- a CDS encoding flavodoxin family protein, which produces MRTLRVVSLLGSPRKNGNTARVLKWVEESLQKAGHTVERLDIPALGLEGCSGCHLCQNSPAEDLVCSRHDRGLEVFGKMIAADAVIYATPLYWWDFTAQIKPLIDRHLCLVRGTDDPATHRSHLAGKRLGLLVTAYDHAGEGNSDLISEMFRRMAEFCKASVAAELVVPFLRTPLDLGPMQQDSARRFAEELVGVA
- a CDS encoding NUDIX domain-containing protein codes for the protein MGADEIFDLVDEQGKVIGQARRGQVHGDPRLIHQAAHVIVEDSRGRIYLQKRAPDKDIQPGKWDTSVGGHVDTGESPEAAAHREMAEELGREPESLEFLYRYLWRSPVETELVSTFMCHHDGPFCPDPVEISEGRFWGRDEIQAELGRGVFTPNFEAEFARFCALKPKSQASFDSAE
- a CDS encoding Na+:solute symporter, with amino-acid sequence MELGTMNFIFIDWLVIVIYFILILGIGLYFSKRASKSMEDFFLSGRALPWWVAGTAIAATGFAADTPFMVTELVRRDGISGNWFLWCFALTNLCATFVFFRFWRRARILTELEIIEERYEGRSASVLRGFQSIFYGIAYSSLNIGFIMLAMQSFITVLLGWNEYLSLAVLLFVTMFYALAAGLWGVVANEVVQFSIAFLGSVFMTVMAVSAIGGLGGIETKLVSVFGGETTQSLLSFLPTAGAHKPFSKPGSELTWPLFFTYIFFLWWSSEKADGNGMFIQRIMATKSDRHAFLAGIWFNIVYYGFLMWPWILVALISLADFPTLTDHKLAYPLMIKKYLPAGMRGIMFAAFLSAFMSSVTGLINWGSSYMINDFYKRFIRPDASQKHYIWVGRLAMLVVLAFGILVWTMTDSLADAWKFMAELFSGLGAVWIMRWFWWRINAWSEITAYVLSIVGCVVINVLELNGIAFSEGYRYMFICLFSVTGWISVTLLTKPVSDEKLKNFVRKVNPGGLLWRRITRQVPEHELPAGPPLAFNIISFALGAVALFSFIFGTGSILFGSYFKGAGMMCLSVVLGAVIWRLEMFRHDTEQTHLAARQ
- a CDS encoding DUF4091 domain-containing protein, whose protein sequence is MDLRRLALILLLLVPQALPAEKATLPVTMDTGLSSTRGHYDDNSGASVTVPLRQNQNWSGFETKAWLGDFDSKAIRGWSVERAWLNLFLARGDLYGLGLCTVLAPWKEGWGVNGATGRGGASWNWASEPSDPAHPAPGDLWCWPGSGVYSVSWFHPDARYWHVDPGMIERSEADSGRAVHIRVPVDPKLVESLACGLSYGLVLTDDKGQVAEGLTLKGDAVPYVTDDSHDTFMYTGDIQDPALRPYLEVEGGPADHTAPGAVEALAVAEVEPYDPSVTLSFKAAGDDGAARGAALGYDVRYAASKIDQSAWDSAARVPLWLVPKPEAPGTLQKMRIFDIPAGHYFVALRAMDEAGNLGPLAQVELTLPELQSAALAAAPLESGAGAGKAVAFEDKLELWACPDLAKVDPVGGGVLLDEENYAQDEAFQRENPAWSSGKRTVFLEAGRGEVAAFQLLLGRLGQTKLTNVKVSLSDLSGDPGEIKSPGNVSLFRVWYLDVEPRPEELTGPWELVEQKDHKAAWHGDACLPLEAPFDPSFNLPTRDNMGDFQRWQSVWTDLYVPAGTKPGLYQGKITVTADELKQPAFLILMLKVLPFTIPAQPTWPIDLNCYAYGMTRVSGVDIQTETKRFLDVERSFYQVGHAHRSTLNVLPYEQDGTVQMLAAPDLAGKGAAVKVSDWSKWDSRYGPYLSGKAFTPAMGYRGPGQGQPLTHIYLPFNEDWPMSLKEYYSDYKELASRVDFAEWAKTSRSPAEACDRQYCQGFSSVVRQYFEHFDKQGFKGTAFQVYFNNKYYYKVPFFRMPYKLHGSSFWLLDEPVDYDDYEANRFYMDLVRQGYLASGKNDIALHYRTDVSQPELARGLWDGLCNLWDNSGLLGCASTAMFRMRRLPGENHWRYGGSPKVSGRLIELQENFLTLWAIGATGALPYWDVMGGGDWFNPNDLSVYYSGKNYARSGKNYDGALPGMRLKAIRRAQQDIEYLNLLATKKGWSYLKLRRALTPFADDPTAWPLSFHHLDSRKLLELRRAVAAELSK